The genome window TCATCGCTATCTTCCAGACGATATACATCCAGGTGATTAAGTGGTATACGTCCTACATATTGCTTCATAATAGTAAATGTCGGGCTATTGACCGTTCGCTTTACGCCCAGCCCTTTTGCAAAGCTCTGTGTAAATGTCGTTTTTCCCGCCCCTAAATCACCTTCAAGTGTAATCGTATACTGTGGCTCGACTAAGTCTGCCAGTCTCATCGCAAGTGCTTGCGTTTCTTCCAGCGTATTTATATCTTTTTCAAATATCATCTGATTGCTTCCTTCCACAAAAAAAATCC of Solibacillus isronensis contains these proteins:
- the tsaE gene encoding tRNA (adenosine(37)-N6)-threonylcarbamoyltransferase complex ATPase subunit type 1 TsaE codes for the protein MIFEKDINTLEETQALAMRLADLVEPQYTITLEGDLGAGKTTFTQSFAKGLGVKRTVNSPTFTIMKQYVGRIPLNHLDVYRLEDSDEDLGWEEIFYGDAVTVVEWAHLIQEDLPEERLAIEITRIDETKRKFVLKPIGEKYVRLCEELLK